One window of Panulirus ornatus isolate Po-2019 chromosome 13, ASM3632096v1, whole genome shotgun sequence genomic DNA carries:
- the LOC139752865 gene encoding chitotriosidase-1-like, with the protein MWSSLSSGLLLLLLLLAVRVTPQDNTDGDDFVFACYFGSWAVYRPGLGKFDVENIDPFLCTHMIYTFAGLRDNEIVSLDPYNDLYDNYGKGAYVRFTKMKKQNPRLKTLLAIGGWNEGSQKYSQMVATASTRTTFVQSCVQFLQKYGFDGLDMDWEYPTQRGGQPEDRENFALLLDELRTEFDRHGLMLTAAVSAGWTVIGEAYDVDALARNLDFVNLMAYDFHGSWENFAHHHSPLYAHPMDNGTDRYLNVDSAVMIWLDLGLPRDKLVLGMGLYGRTFTLADANQHSIYSTSYQAGQAGPYTRTQGFLGYNEICEMEKREEWHMVRDEHLVSPYVYRNRQWCGYDDVESLTNKTAYLMSLGLAGAMVWSVETDDFHGSCDDGPFPLLNAIRNALENEDLLRRGRHYSQ; encoded by the exons ATGTGGTCCTCTCTGtcgtctggcctcctcctcctcctcctgctcctcgcaGTCCGGGTGACCCCACAAGACAACACAGATGGTG ATGACTTCGTGTTCGCGTGTTACTTTGGTTCCTGGGCAGTGTACAGACCCGGCTTGGGCAAGTTTGACGTGGAAAACATCGACCCATTCCTGTGTACACACATGATCTACACCTTCGCAGGCCTCAGGGACAACGAGATCGTTAGCTTGGACCCTTACAACGACCTTTACGACAATTACGGCAAAG GAGCTTACGTGAGGTTCACGAAAATGAAGAAGCAAAACCCGAGGCTGAAGACACTTCTGGCCATCGGTGGCTGGAACGAAGGAAGTCAAAAGTACTCGCAG ATGGTTGCCACCGCCAGCACTAGGACCACCTTCGTCCAGAGCTGCGTTCAGTTCCTCCAGAAATACGGCTTCGATGGTCTTGACATGGACTGGGAGTACCCGACCCAGAGGGGAGGTCAACCAGAGGACagg gaGAACTTTGCTCTTCTGCTGGATGAATTGAGGACCGAGTTCGACCGCCATGGACTGATGTTGACAGCAGCTGTGTCAGCAGGCTGGACCGTCATAGGAGAAGCTTACGACGTGGATGCCTtggccag GAACCTGGACTTCGTTAATCTGATGGCGTATGATTTCCACGGGTCTTGGGAGAACTTCGCCCACCATCACTCCCCGCTCTACGCCCACCCGATGGACAATGGCACCGATCGTTATCTGAATGTG gatTCCGCCGTCATGATATGGTTAGACCTTGGCCTGCCTCGGGACAAGTTGGTTCTTGGAATGGGACTTTACGGACGCACCTTCACCCTGGCCGACGCCAACCAACACAGTATCTATTCTACGTCTTATCAAGCCGGCCAGGCCGGTCCTTACACAAGGACACAGGGATTTCTCGGCTACAACGAG ATCTGTGAGATGGAGAAGCGAGAAGAGTGGCATATGGTGCGAGATGAGCACCTCGTATCGCCCTACGTCTACCGCAACCGACAGTGGTGTGGCTACGACGATGTGGAGTCTCTGACCAACAAG ACCGCATACCTCATGAGCCTGGGTCTGGCTGGAGCGATGGTCTGGTCTGTGGAGACGGACGACTTCCACGGATCGTGTGACGATGGGCCATTCCCGCTACTGAACGCCATCCGGAACGCCCTTGAGAACGAAGACCTCCTCA GACGTGGCCGACACTATTCCCAATGA